A stretch of Aedes aegypti strain LVP_AGWG chromosome 2, AaegL5.0 Primary Assembly, whole genome shotgun sequence DNA encodes these proteins:
- the LOC5568110 gene encoding mitoferrin — translation MNPDEYESLPTTSVATNMTAGAIAGVMEHCVMYPLDSVKTRMQSLTHMHVNDTIISTMRDMVRSEGLLRPFRGVMAVVAGAGPAHALYFGAYEYSKETIGRFSDRDQINYMVSAALATLVHDAISNPADVVKQRLQMYNSPYRSILHCARHVYRTEGLRAFYRSYSTQLVMNIPYSAIQFPTYEFFQKLLNKDNKYNPPVHMLAGGAAGAAASALTTPLDVCKTLLNTQEDGAGKTTGLIQAAKKIYRTAGVMGFFKGLQARVLYQMPATAICWSTYEFFKYILTEGARGAVWSSSSSTSSEAAVEKPKESDKKQLSDLRYVLPVSAASAEASASSLIVRGGAGQSSGGDRDGGRRELPAMSGAGIYGAMSYNTMHSNDANITDHHHPLRRTN, via the coding sequence ATGAATCCAGACGAATATGAATCGCTGCCGACGACCAGTGTAGCCACCAACATGACGGCCGGTGCGATTGCCGGCGTCATGGAGCACTGCGTGATGTACCCGCTGGATTCGGTCAAAACCCGGATGCAATCCCTCACGCACATGCACGTGAACGACACAATCATCTCGACGATGCGCGACATGGTCCGTTCGGAGGGCCTGTTGCGACCGTTCCGCGGTGTGATGGCCGTTGTTGCCGGGGCGGGCCCCGCACACGCCCTCTACTTCGGAGCGTACGAGTACTCGAAGGAGACGATCGGGCGCTTCTCGGATCGGGATCAGATCAACTACATGGTGTCGGCCGCGTTGGCCACCCTCGTACACGATGCCATCTCCAATCCGGCCGACGTCGTCAAGCAGAGGCTACAAATGTACAACTCCCCCTACAGATCGATCCTGCACTGTGCCCGCCACGTCTACCGAACCGAAGGCCTGCGAGCGTTCTATCGATCTTACTCGACGCAGCTTGTGATGAACATCCCGTACTCGGCAATCCAATTCCCGACGTAcgagttcttccagaagctgctCAACAAAGACAATAAGTATAATCCCCCCGTGCATATGCTGGCAGGAGGTGCTGCGGGCGCGGCCGCTTCAGCCCTCACTACACCCCTGGACGTGTGCAAGACTCTGTTGAACACCCAGGAGGACGGTGCCGGTAAAACCACTGGTCTCATCCAGGCCGCAAAGAAAATCTACCGCACGGCCGGAGTTATGGGCTTCTTCAAGGGACTACAGGCCCGAGTTCTCTACCAGATGCCCGCGACCGCCATCTGCTGGTCCACCTACGAGTTCTTCAAGTACATCCTTACGGAGGGCGCCCGGGGAGCAGTGtggagcagcagcagcagtaccTCATCGGAAGCGGCAGTAGAGAAACCGAAGGAATCGGACAAAAAACAGCTGTCCGATCTGCGATACGTGCTACCGGTAAGTGCGGCATCGGCCGAAGCCTCGGCCAGCAGTCTGATCGTGCGCGGTGGGGCCGGACAGTCGTCCGGTGGCGATCGGGATGGGGGCCGCCGCGAACTGCCCGCCATGTCCGGGGCCGGAATCTACGGAGCGATGAGCTACAACACGATGCACTCGAATGATGCAAACATCACCGATCATCACCATCCGCTGCGGAGGACCAACTAG
- the LOC5568111 gene encoding THO complex subunit 6, which translates to MVDIKKCFYTTILSQTISSDGKYLFCGSNFGEILVYSIDRIVTCSETVTHDADKLPTEPQLVFPLPEKCQVYSLSFHKDFLIVGLNGEICGYHWNGKNGTIGKRTWTVKLPASTEYTDINEVNYLWLDKENEVLYAGCGDNVMYAVSLEDGRVIRQYQGHKDYIHCVSGSAGKIATASEDGTVLLWDSRQTTFTGKIEPHTNQALNRSEFGKWQGTVSITEDWLVCGGGPRFSLWHLRSLECTTDFAFPDRLHVSGFIDDAIYAGGDCRNLYQYSFNGDVTAEIPLSTPAVYSVVQQTEPNRFMAIAGAASQIDVCTNFSYRDIVLNAYKK; encoded by the exons ATGGTCGACATTAAAAAGTGCTTCTACACCACCATTCTCTCGCAAACAATCTCCTCCGATGGAAAGTACCTATTTTGCGGTAGCAATTTCGGTGAAATTCTGGTATACAG CATCGATCGGATTGTAACCTGTTCGGAGACCGTGACCCACGATGCAGACAAGCTCCCAACCGAACCGCAGCTGGTGTTCCCCCTGCCGGAGAAATGCCAAGTGTATAGCCTTTCGTTCCATAAGGACTTCCTGATCGTGGGGCTGAACGGGGAAATCTGTGGCTATCATTGGAATGGCAAAAACGGCACCATTGGCAAGCGGACGTGGACGGTGAAGCTACCGGCCTCAACCGAGTACACCGACATCAATGAGGTCAACTATCTGTGGCTGGACAAGGAAAACGAAGTGCTTTACGCCGGCTGTGGGGACAACGTCATGTATGCCGTGTCCCTAGAGGATGGTCGAGTCATCCGTCAGTACCAGGGCCACAAAGATTACATCCACTGCGTGTCAGGATCTGCTGGAAAGATTGCCACCGCTTCCGAGGACGGGACCGTACTCCTATGGGACTCTCGCCAAACCACATTCACCGGAAAGATCGAACCGCACACGAACCAGGCCCTGAACCGATCGGAATTCGGCAAGTGGCAGGGGACGGTTTCCATCACGGAAGATTGGCTGGTCTGCGGCGGAGGGCCACGCTTTTCCCTGTGGCATTTGCGTTCCCTCGAGTGCACCACCGATTTCGCGTTCCCCGATAGGCTTCACGTGTCCGGATTCATCGACGATGCCATCTATGCCGGGGGAGACTGCCGGAACCTGTACCAGTACAGCTTCAATGGGGACGTGACGGCGGAGATTCCCCTTTCGACCCCGGCCGTGTACAGCGTGGTGCAACAGACGGAACCGAACCGGTTTATGGCTATTGCGGGGGCGGCAAGTCAGATTGATGTGTGTACGAACTTCAGCTATCGGGATATTGTGCTGAATGCGTACAAGAAGTAA
- the LOC5568112 gene encoding transcription elongation factor SPT4, whose product MSFDSIPKDLRGLRACLVCSLVKTFDQFEFDGCENCEEFLRMKNNKDQVYDCTSNNFDGLIAVMSPDDSWVCKWQRINRFQKGVYAISVSGRLPNGIIRDMKNRGIPYRPRDTSQR is encoded by the exons ATGTCGTTTGACTCGATTCCGAAAGACTTGCGAGGACTGCGCGCTTGCCTGGTGTGTTCCCTAGTGAAG ACATTCGACCAGTTCGAATTCGATGGATGCGAAAACTGtgaggaatttctccggatgAAGAACAACAAGGACCAGGTCTACGATTGTACCAGTAACAACTTTGATGG ATTGATTGCTGTTATGAGTCCGGATGATAGCTGGGTTTGTAAGTGGCAGAGAATCA ATCGCTTCCAGAAAGGAGTCTACGCCATTTCGGTGTCGGGACGTTTGCCAAACGGAATCATCCGCGATATGAAGAACCGAGGCATTCCATACCGGCCCAGAGATACCAGTCAACGATAA